The Deltaproteobacteria bacterium genome contains the following window.
AACCTGGTCGGCGAGCATGATGCGCGCCGCGTCCTCGAGCGGCGCACTCGCGTGGATCGACAGCACGAACGGGCTCATCACGTCCGCGACGCGCCCGCTGCCGACCGCCACGCCGTCCGACAGCTCGACCTTGTGGCCGCGGTCCAGCCGGTAGTACAGCGGATAGCCGTCCCGCTCGCTGCGATCCCGGTCCGGGTCGACGAGATCCGACAGGCTCACCACGCCGACCGGCCGGCCCGAGGGACTGACGACCGGAGCTCCGGTGATATGGCGACTGGCGAGCAGGCGGCACGCCGTCTCGAGGCTCGTGTCCTCGGCGACGGCATACACGTCGGGCGTCATCACGTCGGCCACCGTGAGCGTCCGTCCGCGCGCGTTGGCTTCGCTCGTCATCGCACACCACCTCCCGTCGACCCGCGCAGCAAGTTCGAGGCCAGCGCAACGCGACGCGTGCGCCCCTCGACGAGGAAAACCTTGCGCCGGCCGCCGGCATCCCCGCAATCGTTGCGCACGCCGACTCGCGCCGGAGGCCGCGCCTCCCGCGCCGGCGCCGGTGCGCCGCGACGCGTCACGCCGTCAGAACAGCCCGAACCCGGGCTGGATCGGATAGCCGCCGCCGGACACGATCGTCGTGAACCGGCGTTCGTCCGTGCCGGCGCGATGCGCCTCGCAGAACCACACCTCGCCGTTGGACGTGCGGCGCGCCTCGACGCACGCCGCGCACGGCTCCTCGCGCGCCTCCTCGTCGCGGTACGCAGCATAGTCGGGCGGTTGCACCAGCCACACCGAGCACGGCGCCATCCGCGCGATGCGCTCGGACACCGAACCGACCAGCCGCGATCGGCGACCGCCCCAGCCGTGCCGGCCGAGCACGATCAGGTGTGCCTCCGTCTCTGCCGCCACGTCGAGGATCTCCTCCCACGGCACGCCGGCGCGAACGTGCAACGTGACGTGGACGCCCTGGTCGGCGGCGAGGTCGGCCGTCGCCTCCTCGGCGCGCGCGCGCAGATGGGCCTCCATCTCGTCCATCCGCGCGTCCTGGTCGGACGTCTTGGCGAAGATCCCGCGCCCGATCGACACGACGCCGACGACGTGGACGACCGCCCGGTCGTGCCGGCGCGCGAGGTCGATCGCGTGCTGGAGCACGACGTCGGTCATGTCCGACCCGTCGACGGCGGCGACGATCACGTAGGGTGGCACGTTGGCTTCCAGTTGCTGCGACATCGACGACCTCCTGTCGAGCGCCACCACGCGCGGCGCCTGCTGACCTTGTGTGCACTGGTCGTGCCAGCGTCAACCGCGGCGCCGCCGCGCGGCGGTGCGCACCCCCGCTCGCGTCGTGCCAGCGTCCCCGCGGAGCGGCCGCCCGCTCGCGACCGGCGCGCTGCGGCCGAGGTGCCACCGCGGGCGCGGAGCCGGCGCCGGACACGCGACGGACTGCCCGAGCGGCGTCGCCGGCAGGTCGGCGCGCGCCGCCGGTGCAGGCGGCGCGCCGCCGCACGACCAGGACAGCACGATCGCCGCAGCCCAGCGCATGGCAGATGCTAACGCACCGCGCGCCGAACGGGTCGACCGCGGCCGCGCGCCGCTACACGAGCAGCGGGTCCGCCGCGATGTCGACGACGGCGGGACCGGTCGCCTCGATCGCGTCCGCGAGGGCGGCATCGAGTTCGCCCGCGCGCGACACCCGCGCAGCCCGCGCGCCGCAGTCCTCCGCGTAGCGGGCAAAGCTCGGATTGGTCAGCCCCGTCTCCCACACGGGCCAGTGGCCGGCGCGCTGCTCCTTCGAGATCTTGCCGAGTTCGCCGTTGTTGAGCAGCACCAGCGCGATGTCCATACCGTACTTGACGGCCGTATTGAGTTCGCCCATGTACTGGCCGAAGCCGCCGTCGCCCGCGACCGCGATCACCTTGCGCCCGGCAAACCGCGGGTCGCGCCCGCGCGTGGCCGCCCACGCCCCGAGCGCAGCGGGATACGCAAAGCCGATCGACCCCAGGTAGCCCGACAGCACGACGGACTGGCGCTCGCACTCGAAGTAGCGCCCGAACGAGTACGCGTTGTTGCCCACGTCGACGGCGACGATCGCGTCGGCCGGCGCCGTCCGCGTGAGGGCGGCGAACACCGCGGCCGAGCTCACGCCGGCGCCGCGCTCCTCCGCGAGCCGCGCGCTCTTCTCGCGGCGCCAGATGGCCCACCGCGCGGCGATCTCCGGCCGCTGATCGACGGTGTCGACCGCGCCGCCGATCGCGTCGCGCCACGCCGCGACCGTGGCCGCGACGTCGCCCCATACCGGCACGTCGACCGGATGAAACCGTCCCAGGCGCAACGGATCGCGATCCACCTGAATCGTCGGCTTCTTCGGCGTGATGCCGGTGTGGTTGCTGAAGCTCGCGCCGAGCACGACGAGCAGGTCGCTCTCGTTCATGAACCAGCTCGCCACCGGCGTGCCGCTGCGGCCCAGCACGCCGCAGCCGCACGGATGGCTGTCGGGAATCTGCCCCTTGGCCTTGAAGGTCGTCACGACCGGACACCGCAGCTGCTCGGCCAGCGCGATCACCTCCTGCATCGCGAACCGAGCGCCGTGGCCGGCGACGATCACCGGTCGCCGGGCCTTGCGCAGCAGCGCCACCGATGCGTCCACCGCGTCCGCCGGCGGCGCGATCGCGCGCGAGCCGATGCGCCCGGTCGGGCTGCCAGCCGGAGCATCCGGCCGCGGCACCACCTGCACGTCGTCGGGCAACACGAGGTGCGCGGGACCGCCGGCCACGATCGCGTGCTTGCAGGCGAGCGTGGCGAGCTCGGCGACGTCGCTGTCCGCCGCAGCCTGCGCGCGCCACACCGCGACCTGGCCGAACGCGTCGACCAGGTCGACCTCCTGAAACGCGCCGCGGCCGATGAGCGGCGTCGGCACCTGGCCGGTGAGCGCCACCACGGGTGCGCCGTCGACGCGGGCGTCCCACAACCCGGTGAGCAGGTTCGTCGCGCCGGGCCCCGCGATCGTGAGACAGGCGGCGGGTCGCCCCGTGAGCTTGCCGTACGCGGACGCGGCGAACGCCGCGGCGCCCTCGTGGCGGATGCCGTAGTAGCGCAGCTCGCCGGCCTCCTGGCGGCAGCGCAGCGCGTCCGCCATGCCCAGGTTGGAATGGCCGACCATGCCGAACGCGGTATCGACGCCCCACGCGACCAGGGTCTCGGCGATGACGTCCGCCGCGGTGCGCACGCGCTCGTCATCCTCCTCGACGCCGACGTAGACGCCGTCGTCGCGCACCTCGATCGGAAACGTGGGCACGCCGTCGTCGTAGCCGCCCGGGGGCTTGCCGGTGAGCGGATCGAAATCCCACCCGTGCCACGGACACCGCAGCATGCCGTTTTCGATCGCGCCCTCGCCGAGCGGCCCACCCTGGTGCGGGCACCGGTTGTCGAGCGCCGCCCACTGGCCGCGGTAGCGCACGAGACAGACCGTCTCGCGGCCACACGTCACGGACATCACTCGGCCGTCCGCGAGCGCGTCGCGTTCGGCCGCCTTGTACCAGACTCGCTTTTTCGCCATCGCTTGCGTCCTCGGTGGGGGGTGCCGGGCTATCGGATGCCGGCGCGCGCGGCCGCCGCCCGGCTCACGGCTGCACGCCCGCGTAGGGCACGCCGGCCAGGCAGTGCAAGTCGCGATTGCAGGTGACGAGGTCGGCCGGCGACAGGTCGGCCAGCCGCGCGTGCCCGCAGGCGCGCGCCAGCGCGCTCATCCACCTCGGCTCCGATCGTGAAGCCGGGGCGACCGTCGCCATGCGTCGCGCGCGCCGGTCGCATACGCGGCGCCACGCGCGTGCCGCGCGACCGTGCGGCCGATGGTCCCGGCCGCTGGCGTCCGCGGTGCATCACGCACTACCGACGCGACGCGCCGCCCCGAGGTTACACGCCGCGCCCGCCGGCATCGGGCCACGGCTGCGATCACGGCCGCGGTCCGTTCCGCGCCTGCGCTGCGGGCGCGTGTGTTCATGCGCACCTGCGCTGCGGGCGCACCCCGCATCGCGCAACCTCGCTGGCGCCCCCGCGTGCATCCGCCGCTAACGCGGTCGCGCGGTCGACCGCGCGCCCCCGAGCCACTGGCGCGCGCAGTCGACCGCCCGCCCCAGCAGGGTCTGTGCATCGGTGGGCGACTGCACGGTCGCGAGCACCGACGCGAGTTCGTTGGCCATCTGCCGCGCGCTCGGAAACCGCTCGCGCGGCGCGACGGCCAGCGCGCGGTGCACCACCTGCGCGAGCGCCACGGGGACGTCGGGGCGCACCTGCTCGATCGGGCGGACCTCGCCGCGACGGATCTTGGCGAACACGTCGACGTCGCGCTCGCCGTCGAACAGCGGCGCTCCGGCCAACCCCTCCCACAGCACCGAACCCGCGGAAAACAGGTCCGACAGGACCGTGGCGCTGCGCCCCATCGTGATCTCGGGCGCCAGATACGACAGCTTGCCCTTGACCGTGCCGGGCGCGGTCAAGCTGTGAATGCGGTCCATCGCGCGCGCGAGGCCGAAGTCACTGAGCTTCACGATGCCGTCGCGCCGCAACAGGATGTTTTGCGGCGAGACATCGCGATGGATGACGGGCGCCGGCTGGCCCGTCGGCCCGCGACGCTCGTGCGCGGCCGCCAGGCCGCGGAGCACGCCGACGCCGATCGCGGCGACGAGCGGCCACGGAATCGGATGACCCTGGGCGCGAAACGCGCGCACGAACGAGCCGAAATCGACGCCGTCGACCCACTCCATCACCAGGTAGTACGACTTCTCGTCATCCTGGCAGAAGTCGTAGACCTGCACGATGTTGGGGTGTTGGAGGTCGGAGCCGACGCGCGCCTCCTCGACGAACATGTCGATGTAATTTTTGATCGCGCGAAACTCGGCCTTCATCTTCTTGACGGCGACCTCGCGCGAAAACCCCGCCGCGCCGTACATGCGCGCGCGCCACACGGTCGCCATTCCGCCCTCCCCCGCCAGCTCGCGCAACTCGTACTTGCCCGCGATCACGCGGCCGACGTTGTGCTGCAGCGATAGGCGGTCGCCCGTCACGTCGCCTCCCGCCCGACGCGCAGCCGACACCGCGCACCGCCGACCGCCCGCCCGTCGCGTCCCCGTTGCGTCGTCATCGGCATCGCAAAGCGGGCGCCATCGTACCACCGCCGGCGCCGCCCCTCCCTCGCGGCGAGGTCTATAATGGCGCGGACGTGAAGGACACGGGGGACGCGGAATTCGGCGGGACCGACCGGTTCGCCGTGCGCCGGCGGATCGGCGCCGGCGGAATGGGCATCGTGTACGAGGCCCACGACCGCGAGCGAGACGCCCCGGTCGCGCTGAAGACCTTGCGGCGCATCAACGCGCAGGGGCTGTATCGGCTCAAGCAGGAGTTTCGCGCGCTGCGCGACCTGCAACACCCGAACCTCGTGTCGCTCGGGGAGTTGGTCGAAGACGGCGGCCACTGGTTCTTCACGATGGAACTGGTGCCCGGGCGCGACTTTCTGTCGTACGTCCGCCCGCGCGCGCTCGCGTCCGGTAGCCTGTGGGCCGCGCCGGTGCTGCCGAGCGCGCTGCGCGACACCGTGCGGGACACCGCCGATTTCGCCCGCCCGGCGTTCGACGAAGATCGCCTGCGCGACGCGCTCGGCCAGCTCGCCCGCGGCCTGCGCGCGCTGCACGGCGCCGGCAAGGTCCATCGCGACATCAAGCCGAACAACATCATCGTCACCGACCAGGGGCGCGTCGTGTTGCTCGACTTCGGCCTGGCGCTCGACACCACCGACGCGGACGACTCGACCGAGCAGGCCGTCGTCGGGACCGTCGCGTACATGGCGCCGGAGCAGGCGGCGTCCAAACCGGTCGGGCCGCCGGCCGATTGGTACAGCGTCGGCGTGCTGCTGTACGAGGCGCTCACCGGCGAGGTCCCGTTCGACGGCGCCGCGCTGTCGGTCATGATGGAGAAGCAGCGCACGCCGCCGCGGCCGCCGTCGGAGCTGGTGTCCGGCATCCCGCCCGACCTCGAGCGCCTGTGCCTCGATCTGCTCGCGTTCGATCCGGCCGCTCGACCGGACGGCGACGAGGTGCTCCGGCGCCTGGCGCTGCCCGTCGGCGACGACGCATCGCCGCCCGCGCGCGCGTCGTCGTCGCTCGCGTCGCCGCCGTTCGTCGGCCGCGCGCGCGAGCTGGACGCGTTGCGCGCCGCGTTCGAGCGCACGCGGGGGGGCGCGGGCGCGACCGTCATCGTCGCCGGCGAGTCGGGCGTCGGCAAGACCGCGCTCATCCACCACTTCACGAGATCGCTTACCTGGGAGGGCGAACCGGTCGTCGTGCTGCGGGGCCGCTGCTACGAGCGCGAGAGCGTACCGTTCAAGGGGCTCGACGGCGTGGTCGACGCCCTGTCTCGGTTCTTGCGCCGGCTGCCTCGGTCGGACGCCGCGGGCATGCTGCCGCGCCACGCGTCGCTGCTGCCGCAGATCTTCCCGGTGCTCGGCCGGGTCGAGTGCATCGCCGGCGCGCCCCGGCCGTTGCAGCCGATTCAGGACCCGCGCGAGCTGCGGAACCGCGCGTTTGGTGCGCTGCGCGAGCTGTTCTGCAAGCTCGCCGAGCGGTTCCCGATCGTCGTGGTCATCGACGACTTGCAGTGGACCGACGCCGACAGCTTGCTGCTGCTGGGCGACCTCGTCCGGCCGCCCGACGCGCCGCCGCTGCTGTTGATCGCGTCCGTGCGCAGCGAAGCCGCACACGTGGTCGACTCGATTCCCGGTCCGGTCATTCGCATCCACCTCGACCGCCTGCCGCCGGACGAAGCGCGCGCTCTCGCCGAACAGCTGCTCGCCCGGCGCAACCTCGACCGCCGCGACGCGATCGACGCCATCGCCGACGAGGCAAACGGCCACCCGCTGTTCATCGACGAGCTGGTCCGCCACGCCGCCGACTCGACCTCCGGGGACAGTTCGATCAGCCACCTGCGCCTCGACGAGGCGATCCTCGAACGCGTCGATCGCCTCGACGCGCGCAGCCGGCGCCTGCTCGACCTCGTCTGCCTGGCCGCCGCGCCGATCTCGCAAGCGGTGCTGGCGCAGGCGGCCGAAGTACCGGGGGCGGATGCGTCGCGCGATCTCGCCACCCTGCGCGTCGCCAACCTCGTGCGCGCCGCGCGCGCGTCCGACCGCTACGAGCCCTACCACGACCGCATTCGCGAGGCCGTGTCGTCGGTGATGGCCGATGACCGGCGGCGCGCGTACCACGCCCGACTGGCGCTGGCGCTCGAGGCGTCGGACGACCCGAGCCGTACGCCCGAGGTGCTCGTCTACCACCTCGAAGCGGCCGGGCGGGTCGCCGACGCCACCGCCCACGCCGAAGAGGCGGCCCGCCGCGCCAGCCACGGTCTCGCGTTCGAGCGGGCGGCCGAGCTGTACCGCACGGCCCTGCGCCTCGGCGACTACGACGCCGACAAGCGCCGCAAGCTGCTCATCGCGCTGGGCGAGGCGCTGGCCAACGCCGGCCGCGGGCCGGAGTCCGCCGAGGTGAACCTGCAGGCCGCCGAGGGCGCGGACCCGACGACGCGCCTCGAGTGCCAGCGCCGCGCCGCCGAGCAACTGCTGATCAGCGGCCACATCGAGCGCGGGCTCGACGCGCTCGAGCGCGTCCTCGCGGAGATCGGCGAGAAGCTGCCGAAGACCCCCGCGCGCGCCCTCGCGTCGGTGTTGTGGTCGCGCGCGCGCTTGCGCCTTCGCGGGCTCGACTTCACCGAACGGCACGAGTCGGAGATTGCGGCGCACGTGCTCACCCGCATCGACGTCTACAAGAGCGTCGCCCACGGCCTCGGCGTGGTCGACACGATCCGCGGCGTGGACTTCCAGCACCGCGGCCTGCTGCTCGCGCTGCAGACGGGCGAACCGTTTCGCGTCGGCCGCGCGCTGCTCGAGGGCGGCGCGTACCTCGCCGTCCAGGGGGGGCGCGCGGTCAAGCGCGGGCGCGAACTGGTCCACCGCGCCGCCGACATCGCCGAACGAACCGGCGACCCGTACCTGAAGGCGCTCACCGCCGGGGTCGACGGCGTCGCGAGCTACTACGAGGGACGACTCCGGCCTGCATACGAGCGGCTGCGCACCGCCGAGACCACGTTCGTCGAACAGACCCACGGCGCGACGTGGGAGCTGAACACGGTCCGCCTGTTTCGCATGTTCGTGTTGCGCCGCCTCGGCTGGTGGACCGAGATCGCCAAGTGTTTCGACGACTACGTCCGCGACGCCATGCGCCGCGGCGACAACCACATGGAGACGTCGCTGCGCTGGTCGTGCAACGACGTGTGGCTCGCCCGCGGCGACGTCGACCAGGCAAAAGCCGATCTCGAGTCGAAGACGTGGCTGCCGCCGGAAGGTCGGTTTCACCTACAACACTTCTACGCGCTGCGCGCCCGCGCCGAGATCGCGCTGTACACGGGCGAGGCGCGCGGATTTCGCGAGCGCATGGCGGACCAGTTCCGCGCCCTGCGCCGATCCATGCTGTTGCGCATCCACGACGTGCGCGCGGAGGTTCACTTCGCGCTGGCGCGCTGCGCGCTCGTCGACGGCGACCTGCGGACGGCCGCGAAGCTCGCGCGCACGTTGCGCGACGACGGCGTATCGTTTGCGGTCGCCTGGGGCATCCTGGTCGACGCGATGGTGCTCGCGGCGAGCGGCCAGTCGGCCAAAGCGCGCCGCCGCCTGCGCGAGGCGATCCTGTTTACCGAGGAAGTCAACATGCGGCTGTTCAACGCGGTGGCGCGCCGCCACCTCGGCCGGCTGATCGGCGGCGCCGAGGGCGATGCGCACGTCGCCGCGGCCGACCGCGTGTTCGCCGACGAGTCGATCGCCGAACCGGAGCGGTTCGCCGAAGTCTGCTGCCCGTTTGTGGCACAATCCGCGCGTGGCACTGCATGACGACGTCCGCTGGCTCGGCGCGGCGCTCGGCGACGCGATCCGGCGACTCGCGGGCGAGGACGTCTATCGCGCGGTGGAGGCGCTGCGCGTCGCGTGCCGCGCGCGCCGGCGTCACGAGCCCGATGCGCCGTCGCTCGACGCTCTGCGCGCCGAGGTGGACGCGATGCCGCTGTCGCTGGCGGCGCAGGTCGCTCGTGCGTTCGGCGTCTACTTCTTGTTGATCAACACCGCCGAACAGGTCGACCGCGCGCGCCGGCGCCGCGCACACCAGCGCCGCCATCACGCCGAGCCGCCGCAACCCGGTTCCGTGCATTGGGCGATCGAGGAGTTGGCTCGCCGGGGCAAGACGGCGGCGGACGTCGCCGACGCGCTCGCGCGCCTGGACGTTCGGCCGGTTCTCACCGCTCATCCGACCGAGGCGACGAGGCGCACGCTGCTCGGCCTACAGGCGCGCGTCGCGTCGCTGCTGCTCGATCGCGACGACGCGTCCGACGTCGAGCGCGCTTCGATCGAGCGCGACCTCGAAGCGGAGATCGAGCTATTGTGGCTCACGTCGGCGGTGCGCGCCGATCGGCCGCAGGTCGCCGACGAGATCGGCACCGTGTCCTGGTATCTCGAGGACCGGTTCTTCGCCGCCGCCGGCCGCGTGGTCGGTCGCGTCGAGGAAGCCTACGAGGCGGTGTTCGGGCGCCCGCTCGGCGACGTGCGGCCGCTGCGGTTCGGCAGTTGGGTCGGCGGCGACCGCGACGGCAATCCGTTCGTGACCCCGGAGGTCACGGTCGCCGCGTCGCGGCGCAACGCGTGGGCGCTGCTCGGCCGGTACGTCGACGCCGTCGACGACCTGATCGAACGGCTGTCGCTGTCGAGCCGCGTGGCCGGGCCGTTTTCCGAGTTGCGCGCGTCGCTCGTGCGCGACCGCGAGGACCTGCCCGACGTATGGGAGGCCAACCGACGCCGCGATCGAGACGAACCGATCCGACTGAAGCTGAGCTTCATGCGCGCGCGGCTCGAAGCGACCCGCGCCGCGATCGCGGCCCGCTATGCCGGGCGCGAGCCCGTCGACCTGGCAGCCACCTATCCCGATGCGGCGGCATTCGAGCGCGACATCCGCATCGTCGAGGCTGCGCTGGCCGAAGCCGGCGCCACCCGCTCCATCCGCGCACACATCCGCCCCTTGCTGCGCCGGCTGCGCATCTTCGGTTTTCACGGCTACCTGCTCGACGTTCGCGAGGACGCCGCCGTCCACACCGCCGCCGTCGATGCCATCGCGAGCGCGACCGGCACCGACCTGTCGACCACCGATGCGCTCACCGGCGAGCTGCTCAGCCGCCGCCCGTTGGTCGGCCCCAACGTGCCGCTCGACGCCGCGACGCGGCGCACGATCGACGTGTTTCGCGCGATCGACCGCATTCAGGACGAGGTCGACCCGGACGCCGCACAGACCTACATCGTGTCGATGACGCGCGGCGCCGACGACCTGCTGCGGGTCCTGTTGTTGGCGCGCGAGGTCGGCCTCGTGGACCTGGCCGGCGATCCGCCGCGATCGCACATCGACGTCGTGCCGCTGTTCGAGACGCGAGCCGATCTCGTCGCGGCCCCCGCGATCGTGCGCGCGCTGTTCGACAACCGGGCATACGCGCGCCAGCTCGCCGCGCGCGGCCGCCGCCAGGAGATCATGATCGGCTACTCCGACTCGGCCAAGGACGCGGGCATCCTCCCGGCGGCGTGGTCGCTGTACCGCGCGCAGACGGCGCTGGCCGACCTGTGCCGCGACGCCGGCGTCGCGTTGACCCTGTTTCACGGCCAGGGCGGCACGGTGGGTCGCGGCGGCGGTTCGCCCGTGTACCGGGCGCTGACCGCGCTGCCGCCCGCCACCGTCGACGGTCGCATCAAGATCACCGAGCAGGGCGAGGTCATCTCGCAGAAGTACGGCCTGCCGCCGATCGCGCGCCGCAGCCTCGAGGTCGTGATCACCGGCACCCTGATGACGTCGTTCGACGACTGGCGCACGCGCGTCGAGCCGGGCGAGGTGGACCGGTTCTTCGCGACCATGGAGCGACTAGCCGAACTCGCGCTGCCGGTGTTCCGCGCGCGGGTTCACGACGACCCGCTCCTGTTCGAGCTGTTCAACCGCTGCACGCCCGTCAAGGAGCTGGCGAACGTGCACTTCGGATCCCGCCCCGCATACCGGGAGCGCGGCGCGGGCACGATGAAGGGCATCCGCGCGATCCCGTGGGTGTTCGGCTGGACGCAAATCCGCCTGATGTTGCCCGGGTGGCTCGGCGTCGGCACCGCGCTCGCCGAGGTGGCGGCCGAACCGGGCGGCCTCGATCTGCTGCGGCGCATGGCGCGCACCTGGCCGTTTTTCGACGACCTGCTCGCGAAGATCGAGATGGTCTGCGCCAAGGCGGACCCGGACATCGCCAGGCTGTACGTCGCGGCGCTCGGCGGCGACCCGCGGTTCGACGCCCTGCTCGACGACCTCATCGCAGAGTACCGCCGCACGGTCGACGCGCTGCTCGCGATCCGGCAGACCGATCATCTGTTGTCGGATCAACCTCAGCTTCGCGTGGCACTCGCCCTGCGCGATCCCTACATCGACCCGCTGTCGCTGTTGCAGATATCGCTGCTGTCGCGCAAACGCGCCGCAGCCGCGGACTCCGCCGACCTCGCCATGATCGACCTCGCGCTCAGCTCGACCCTCAACGGCATCGCGCAGGGGCTCAAGAACACCGGATGAACGACACCGACAAACTGGCATTCGAGAAGATGGTCGCCGGCCTGTTGATGAACGCCGTCGCGCAGGAGCAGCGCCACGTCATGCGCTGCGCGGCCCGGCGCGGGATGGCGCTCGACGCCGAGGCCACGGTCGACTACGTCTACAGCGAGACGCTCGCCAACGTGATCAAGCGCTTCCCGGCCGAACTGGCCGGGCCCCTGCGCGCGATGCTCGACGGCGACGCGCTCAGGAGCGCGATGCGCGCCGACCTGCGCCGCCACGCCGACGCCGACTGGCTGCGATGACGGCGACGGCGACGGCGATCGCGGCCGCTGCCGGCGGCGAGCCGCCGCCGCCGCGACAACCGCACCCGGCCGGCGCCGGCAGGACCGTGACCGGGATCGACACCTCGGCCGTCTCCGGCGGCGCGCCGTCGTCGGTCACCGCGACGACGATGGCATCGGGTCCGTCGTAGTCGCCGTCGGCCGTGTACGTCACCGTGCCGTCGGCCGCCACCTCGGCGTCACCGTGCGCGGGAGGCGTGGCGATCGCGAACGTGTGCGAGTCGCCGGGATCGGCGTCGTTCGGCTCCACCACGGTGTCGGCCGTCTCGCCCGCGACGACCTCGATCGCGACGGCCGTCGGCGCCGGCGGGAAATTGCACACCGGCTCCGGCAAGTCGACCCCCGCGGTCTGCTCGATCCACTCGACCACCGCGTCGGCGCGCACGTAGATGCCGCCCTGACCGCACGGCTGGTCGCCGATCGGCAGCCCGCGCGACGTC
Protein-coding sequences here:
- a CDS encoding serine/threonine protein kinase encodes the protein MTGDRLSLQHNVGRVIAGKYELRELAGEGGMATVWRARMYGAAGFSREVAVKKMKAEFRAIKNYIDMFVEEARVGSDLQHPNIVQVYDFCQDDEKSYYLVMEWVDGVDFGSFVRAFRAQGHPIPWPLVAAIGVGVLRGLAAAHERRGPTGQPAPVIHRDVSPQNILLRRDGIVKLSDFGLARAMDRIHSLTAPGTVKGKLSYLAPEITMGRSATVLSDLFSAGSVLWEGLAGAPLFDGERDVDVFAKIRRGEVRPIEQVRPDVPVALAQVVHRALAVAPRERFPSARQMANELASVLATVQSPTDAQTLLGRAVDCARQWLGGARSTARPR
- a CDS encoding universal stress protein translates to MSQQLEANVPPYVIVAAVDGSDMTDVVLQHAIDLARRHDRAVVHVVGVVSIGRGIFAKTSDQDARMDEMEAHLRARAEEATADLAADQGVHVTLHVRAGVPWEEILDVAAETEAHLIVLGRHGWGGRRSRLVGSVSERIARMAPCSVWLVQPPDYAAYRDEEAREEPCAACVEARRTSNGEVWFCEAHRAGTDERRFTTIVSGGGYPIQPGFGLF
- a CDS encoding CBS domain-containing protein, whose product is MTSEANARGRTLTVADVMTPDVYAVAEDTSLETACRLLASRHITGAPVVSPSGRPVGVVSLSDLVDPDRDRSERDGYPLYYRLDRGHKVELSDGVAVGSGRVADVMSPFVLSIHASAPLEDAARIMLADQVHRLLVVDAGKLVGIVTATDLLRGFVDQRAREGDQ
- a CDS encoding serine/threonine-protein kinase PknK — encoded protein: MKDTGDAEFGGTDRFAVRRRIGAGGMGIVYEAHDRERDAPVALKTLRRINAQGLYRLKQEFRALRDLQHPNLVSLGELVEDGGHWFFTMELVPGRDFLSYVRPRALASGSLWAAPVLPSALRDTVRDTADFARPAFDEDRLRDALGQLARGLRALHGAGKVHRDIKPNNIIVTDQGRVVLLDFGLALDTTDADDSTEQAVVGTVAYMAPEQAASKPVGPPADWYSVGVLLYEALTGEVPFDGAALSVMMEKQRTPPRPPSELVSGIPPDLERLCLDLLAFDPAARPDGDEVLRRLALPVGDDASPPARASSSLASPPFVGRARELDALRAAFERTRGGAGATVIVAGESGVGKTALIHHFTRSLTWEGEPVVVLRGRCYERESVPFKGLDGVVDALSRFLRRLPRSDAAGMLPRHASLLPQIFPVLGRVECIAGAPRPLQPIQDPRELRNRAFGALRELFCKLAERFPIVVVIDDLQWTDADSLLLLGDLVRPPDAPPLLLIASVRSEAAHVVDSIPGPVIRIHLDRLPPDEARALAEQLLARRNLDRRDAIDAIADEANGHPLFIDELVRHAADSTSGDSSISHLRLDEAILERVDRLDARSRRLLDLVCLAAAPISQAVLAQAAEVPGADASRDLATLRVANLVRAARASDRYEPYHDRIREAVSSVMADDRRRAYHARLALALEASDDPSRTPEVLVYHLEAAGRVADATAHAEEAARRASHGLAFERAAELYRTALRLGDYDADKRRKLLIALGEALANAGRGPESAEVNLQAAEGADPTTRLECQRRAAEQLLISGHIERGLDALERVLAEIGEKLPKTPARALASVLWSRARLRLRGLDFTERHESEIAAHVLTRIDVYKSVAHGLGVVDTIRGVDFQHRGLLLALQTGEPFRVGRALLEGGAYLAVQGGRAVKRGRELVHRAADIAERTGDPYLKALTAGVDGVASYYEGRLRPAYERLRTAETTFVEQTHGATWELNTVRLFRMFVLRRLGWWTEIAKCFDDYVRDAMRRGDNHMETSLRWSCNDVWLARGDVDQAKADLESKTWLPPEGRFHLQHFYALRARAEIALYTGEARGFRERMADQFRALRRSMLLRIHDVRAEVHFALARCALVDGDLRTAAKLARTLRDDGVSFAVAWGILVDAMVLAASGQSAKARRRLREAILFTEEVNMRLFNAVARRHLGRLIGGAEGDAHVAAADRVFADESIAEPERFAEVCCPFVAQSARGTA
- a CDS encoding thiamine pyrophosphate-binding protein, producing the protein MAKKRVWYKAAERDALADGRVMSVTCGRETVCLVRYRGQWAALDNRCPHQGGPLGEGAIENGMLRCPWHGWDFDPLTGKPPGGYDDGVPTFPIEVRDDGVYVGVEEDDERVRTAADVIAETLVAWGVDTAFGMVGHSNLGMADALRCRQEAGELRYYGIRHEGAAAFAASAYGKLTGRPAACLTIAGPGATNLLTGLWDARVDGAPVVALTGQVPTPLIGRGAFQEVDLVDAFGQVAVWRAQAAADSDVAELATLACKHAIVAGGPAHLVLPDDVQVVPRPDAPAGSPTGRIGSRAIAPPADAVDASVALLRKARRPVIVAGHGARFAMQEVIALAEQLRCPVVTTFKAKGQIPDSHPCGCGVLGRSGTPVASWFMNESDLLVVLGASFSNHTGITPKKPTIQVDRDPLRLGRFHPVDVPVWGDVAATVAAWRDAIGGAVDTVDQRPEIAARWAIWRREKSARLAEERGAGVSSAAVFAALTRTAPADAIVAVDVGNNAYSFGRYFECERQSVVLSGYLGSIGFAYPAALGAWAATRGRDPRFAGRKVIAVAGDGGFGQYMGELNTAVKYGMDIALVLLNNGELGKISKEQRAGHWPVWETGLTNPSFARYAEDCGARAARVSRAGELDAALADAIEATGPAVVDIAADPLLV